One genomic window of Halorhabdus sp. CBA1104 includes the following:
- a CDS encoding alpha/beta fold hydrolase yields the protein MSVDGLKTIECRLPDGRTLAYTVAGEAAGPTVVANHGIPGSRLFARLLDGPASNAGVRLLVPDRPGYGRSDAPPGDRGLMDWRGDYEALLAHESVEAATVLGFSGGGPFALAAATSDRTARIALVSATIPGGGDVLTTLARVPFVLRAFFRLGAWRARWSGPEAVANQLTDRDLSPETVETVAADYHEALQQGAHAPVRELRSAATTQPFDLPDTALRVWHGTADENAPLDPVRNLVTEVGGECTSVDADHLGTLLECRPDAIAWLSQES from the coding sequence ATGTCTGTCGACGGGCTGAAGACGATCGAGTGTCGGCTTCCCGACGGACGGACACTAGCCTACACGGTCGCCGGCGAGGCGGCTGGCCCGACTGTCGTCGCCAATCACGGCATCCCGGGTTCGCGACTGTTCGCTCGGTTGCTCGACGGCCCTGCCAGCAATGCCGGGGTTCGGCTACTCGTTCCTGACAGACCGGGATACGGCCGCTCGGACGCACCCCCGGGAGACCGAGGACTGATGGACTGGCGAGGCGACTACGAGGCGCTGCTTGCTCACGAGTCAGTGGAAGCCGCGACAGTCTTGGGGTTTTCCGGCGGTGGGCCCTTCGCACTCGCCGCCGCGACTAGCGACCGGACGGCCCGGATCGCACTCGTCAGCGCGACGATCCCTGGGGGCGGCGATGTGCTCACAACGCTGGCTCGCGTGCCGTTCGTGCTCCGTGCGTTCTTCCGACTCGGGGCCTGGCGAGCCCGCTGGTCTGGTCCCGAGGCCGTCGCCAACCAACTCACCGACCGTGACCTGTCGCCCGAAACTGTCGAGACAGTCGCAGCCGACTACCACGAAGCACTCCAACAGGGTGCCCATGCTCCGGTCCGGGAACTGCGATCGGCGGCGACGACACAGCCGTTCGACCTGCCCGACACCGCCCTCCGTGTCTGGCACGGAACGGCCGACGAGAACGCGCCACTCGACCCGGTTCGCAATCTCGTGACCGAAGTCGGCGGCGAGTGCACGTCAGTTGATGCCGACCACCTCGGAACGCTACTCGAATGCCGGCCCGACGCCATCGCGTGGCTCTCTCAGGAGTCGTAA